The Gossypium arboreum isolate Shixiya-1 chromosome 4, ASM2569848v2, whole genome shotgun sequence DNA segment TACCGGTAGAGTAACCCAAATAAATGCACTTTATGACCCTTGGATCGAGCTTTCCCTGGTTGACTTTAGCATAAGCAGGACAACTGAAAATTCTAACATTAGAATAATTGGAAGGATTACCTAACCATATATTCTTGGGAAGTTTACCGTTCAATGCTCGATGTAGAGATCAGTTTACTAAATAGCTTTCCAAATTTGTGGCTTCAGCCCAAAACTCATTCCCTAGTCCTGTATTTTAAAGCATACATCGAGCATTTTCCAACAAGGTTCTGTTCATTCTTTTTGCAACTCGATTCTGTTGCAAAATACCTATAATAGTGTGATGTCTCTTTATCCCTTCTGGTTTGCAATAGTCATTAAACTCAGATGAACATAAATCAAGTACATTGTTTATTCTCGATCATTTCACGGACTTATCGATCTGTTTTTCTAACAGTGTTTTCCATTGCTTGAAGATTTCGAAGACTTCATTTTTCTGTTGCAGAAAATAAAGCCAAACTTCCTAGaatgatcatcaataaaagttaggaAATATTTATTATCTCATTTTGAGATGTTAGGAATTGGACCCCATAAATCAGAAGGGATGTATTCAAGAGTCCATTTTGTTTTGTGCACTGCTAAATCGAAACTTAATTGTGTCTACTTCTCGTAAGTGCAGTGTTCGCAAAAACCTAACTTACCAATTCTAGTATCTTCTAGAAGACCTTGTTTGTACAATATTTTCATACCTTTCTTGCTTATATGACCAAGTCGCATGTGCTAGAGTTTAGTTGAATCAGAATCTGTAAAGAAAGAATCGCATCGTGCTGACGTCAGGTTGGTTCTTGTCGCGTCAACTTTGGCtcattttttataattacaacTGCATCAGTAATCATTGACCCTTGCAAAATGTATAGACTACCTTTTTATATCCTCTCATTACAATGAGAGCTCCACAAGAAACTTTTAAGCCATTTGACTCAATGACTATCCTGCAACTGTTAGATCCAAAATTCTCAATGATATGAGATTTTTCTTTAAGCAAGATACATACTAGACATTTgacaatattcaaataattccATCATGCATCATGATTTGTATGGTTTCTATTCTAGTTATCTTATATGGAGAATTATTCCCCATtagcacaactccaccttcaattaAACTGTACGTAGAGAAACATTCCTTGTTGGGACACATATGATAGGAGCATCTTGAATTTAAGATCTATTCGGAAGTAAGCTTGAAGCTTTCATTCAtcgacactaacaagaaatcatcacctttTATCTTCGGCTACACTAGCATCAGTaactttggtttttttttttcttacctTTCTTGTCATTTTCAGCatcccttttaattttattttgaagtTTGTAGCATTCTGACTTGATGTGACCCTTCTTCTTGCAGTAGCAACATTCTTTGTCTCAATTTCTGGATTTAGATATCGCCCTAGACATGTTTTGATCTAGTTTTCTGGATTTTTGTTTGCCTCTTACAACTAGAATTGAGGCTTGCTTGTCTGACCTTTTGTTTGGGCCTAATTCGTTGCCAAGTATATCATTACTTAGTATATTCCCCTTCAGATACTCAAATGAGAGATGATCTCTCCCATAAAtcaaattttccctaaatatttTATAAGAAGAGTGCAAAGAACATAACAATAACATAGCCTGATCCTCGTTGCTAATTTTTGCTTCTAGATTCTTTAGGTCATTTAGAAGAGCAACAAACTCACTAATATGAGATCTAATAGACTCACCTTTGACCATTCTAAATATGTAGAGACGTTGTTTTAACACTAACATGTTGACCAAGGATTTCATTGTAATAACCTGCCTAACGAAGTCTCGGTATCTAATTATTGTTTAAAGTGTTTTGGTGAATTAAAGGTAGAGAtagggaagtaaattgtttgtttTATTAAGTATAGAATTCTTTGTATGTGCTATTTGGTGAACTCTTGTTTGGAAAATATCTGTGGTTTGGTGGACTCTTCTATTAAGTGTACGTCGCCTAAATGTTTTGGTGAACTCACTTAGTTTACTAATTGAATAGGTTTGTTTACTATTTTAGTAAGGTCATTTAGTGAGTTAAATTTAGACTTAGTTAGAGTGGAACTAAGCTACTGTAGGTTAAAAGACTTAAATTATGATAAGCACTTAATCACGAGAATCAAAAGTGTTAGTGGAATTATCTGATTTTTCTACTAAACATTGTCTCCATGTTTAAGTATATAATGATAGCAGTGCCTTCATGGAAAAATCTTTGTGTTTTCTTTGTATTCAATTTTCCTtgattttctttgtattttctgaAAACCAAAGTCCAGAAAACCTGTCTGAAGTTGGGTTCACTGTAGTCAGCCAACTCATACGTTTGTTTTAGCTCAGTAGTAATCttttatgaaccctaggttatttTTAAGGCTATTTACGTGTTTTCGATTCTGCATGCATAAGTGTCAGACTGGTGTTTAAGGAAGAAAACTTTCTGGTTCTGGGTTAAGTGTTAATGTTTCATGATGCATGTTTTGATTTGATGAAGTAGTAATTTGATAATTTTAGATAACCTTGTTTTTAGCTCAAGACTCTATTGAAGGTCCAAGTGACAAAGGCAAAGGACCTGCTATTTagacttttttatttttctagtaGGCTCCTTCTTACTTCCATATGTCATGATTATCATTACTTTATAATATTGTAAGATAAGTATTCTTACTCTGTAAAAGATTATCAATGTATGTGTGTGTGAATAATGGTTGTCTGTCTAGAGTCATTAGGCTGAATTCTGTATGTCTGGGATAAAAGTGGGTCATCTTCATGTTAGGCCACTACCATCTGCTtctgaaatgaatgatatgatatAAACTGATCTATGGAAATAGAGTTAAAGGCAATATGTTATGTAACTTCCCAAACCGGATTGGcataatataattaaacattCTACTGAATGATTCTGAAATGGGAGTTATAAGGAGAGAATGCATATGAATGAAACGGAAACATCTGATATGAATTTGACTCTCAACTCTGGTATGTAGCTAGCATGAAAATGGAATGTCTGAGTTATGTTGTGTTGGTGTATAATATTCGCCCATGTGACATGTCATTGGCATACTAAGTCTGTCTGAGTTTTATATACGCCATTGGGCTAACTCTGTAATGTTGAGGGATTCCTTTGAAAGATTGGATTGTGCCATTAGTATTTTACTTGATATCTCTATGGAACTCTCTAAGTTCTTTTGAACTTACCCCATTTCTCTTTCTTTCTCAGGCCTACTATTGAAGGAAGACTATTTAAAGGACTACGCTAGAAGACATCTGCTGTTGTAAGACGTGTATTTATTTGTACTATGCATGACATATGGGGGTGATGTCTAGTTGTATTTTGAGATGGAATTATAACTAAAACTTATGATTAATAAACAATGTTTAATGAAATTTCATCTAAGTTTTTGGAATGGTTTCATAATGTTATATTTcgaataatgaaattatcttattGAAGTTTATACGTTATTTGACTTATactttattttagtatttattaaaGGTTTAATTCAAACACTGCAAATAATACAAAGTTTTTGTCAGAAATAGTTTTAAAGATGGGTGATTTCTAAGTAGTGACACGTCATACTTGGGTCCTTCTAAGGGATCGAGTTTGGCGTGTTACATTCATCATGTACAAGGCTTCCAGTTTCTTCCATAATGTAAAAGTTGTTTTCTCCTTCAAAACCTCCTGTAACACATTATTTGTTAAACATAATTGAATTGTGGTTAGAGTTTTTTTGTGACTATTCCATGTCTACGGGCTTCTTCTCTGTAAGGATCCTCTCAAGATCGCTCTGAATCAGTATGGCTAACATACGAACTTGCCACAAATTAAAATTTGCAATGCCGTcgaacttatcaatatcaaaccttGATGTTCATCTCTAAACGAGTTGAATGCGGAAATCGAACTAACTCTGATACCAGCTTGTTGGGAAATAATCTCCGTATGTAGCGAACAAGTAAATAAAGTAAAATCGACAAGATCAAACATGcaaattttaaatagaaaaaatccttaaaagaggataaaaaacaaGAGCAAAAGGAGATTTCATTATAATAAAAGAAGGGTACAAAAGATGGAAAGAATCAAAGGAAAATCCAAAACCCCAAAATAAAAATCCTTCAAAACAAATAATGAAATTCTCTCAATCTCAatatttctgttatatgaaaTCTAGATATGACTAAAATATCCCTAGGTTAATCAGAGTACAAGTAGGAAACtaaaaacagagtttaactgagaAAAAAAAACTAAGAAGCTTGATAAACACGCCGTCGTGTCGTGATGTGGCATTCGCGTCATCGGGACGAAGGCTCTCTTCTTGTTGTGATGTTAGCTGTTCGTTGGGACAAATAAAACTTCCTCATTATAACGTCACACACTATTTAGTTCGAAAACACGAGACATAAATCTACAAAATTCTTAATTTCATCTTTGAAATGTCTAGATGATACAAACTTTAAAAACTGAAACATGGTGGTTGTCTTTGATTATTTAATGAATTTAGGATCAATAATAATAACATCACATTAACTAAAGGAGGTTTAAATTAAAAGCAAAAGTAAATGAATGTTTGCTCAATCATTTACTTGCTCAACCATCCTCACGGCTCACTGTGAACTGTGCCAAAACTCCAAAACTAACTGTGTAATTTATATttgggaaaaaaaaataaaattatatattaattttatttcaatatataatttgatatatgaattttaaataatgtaattatacatataaaattcTAACTGtagttcaaatatatatataaaattttaattttaatttaattatacacatttaaataaatatataaaattatttttatatttaataaatataattatttttgtatacaatatataaacataaatgatgctatatcaataattgtgttgtAAAATCAAAGTTTTTGTATAAAATTACGATTAAGTCAAAATTAATgtatacttttaaaatttattcctaTGTATTTTAATAAAATTGGACAAAAGTGTTATGTTACTTATGtacaataaatatatttatatttaaattttatatatgcattttaaaacatattttaacatatatcaaataaaaatatttaaaaaatattggtATAATGATTTTTTGGCCCTTCAACTTATAAAAAGAAGAAGTTACTTTtgctctttatttaatttttcatctattttaatcTTTGAACTTGattatttgtcaaatcacccAAAAATAGGTGAAAAGTTAATATTTGTTAACTTTTGACATAGAATATATATGGATTTCACATATACGTCAcattagcaattaattatttttaaaaaaataaaaagtattaaaaatattttaacaatttttaattttttattttaaaaattaataattcttGGCGTGACATCCACGTATTAGTTTATGTATATGCCACATCAAGAATTTAACAAATCTTAACAttttcatctattttaaggtgatttgataaataatagaaatttaaaactaaaaagatgaaaaattaaatgaagtattaaaataattttttataaagtaAAAAACTAAATAATTCATTATAAAAAAATGCAAAACCTTACTCAGCAAATAAATCTGCATAAAAATTTATGGGCTTCACGTATTTAAATCCATTATTGACAAAAATATGTTTATCCCAATTCACTACGCAATTAGTATATGGTTACCTTTTCTATTAATACCTCCCTGTTCTCCTATCTGACACCATGTTTACATATATGTAAGCTTAAAATATGGTCAAACGATAGTCTGGGGGGAACAGGTATATGCAGGGCCAGCTTAAAGTATAGGACTCCAAATGGCACCACCATTACTGTCTTTCTTTACTCCTCATCTAATTATCTTGTGCTACCACACACCTACCTCTCTGTCACACCCAttaaacttcaatttcttcatttgCAGAACTGTGGGTCCATTTCTCCATCTTAGCAATGTCAAGGTCTCTCAGTCCTTTGGGAAATTTACATTTCATCATCTTCTTTTCTTGTGGGTTGTAACAGGTTGTACAACTGTCGGGATCACTGTGCTTCAACAACTAGCCCTGTTTTTGGTCATATAATAGTTTAGGGGATTGGAGAGGTTGCCACCCAATGTCACGGCATTCCCATCAGTCAGGCTGAAAGTGTGATATTTATAGATCATTTATCAAATGAAGTTATCAGTGAAATGCCAACTTTAGTGCTTATCAAAGTGATAATAAGAACTGAGCTAATCCATGTTGACATTAGTTTTTGAAATCTAAACAAGAAATTATCTCACATAATGTTTCCATTGTAAAATCACAGGCTAACTATAACTCTTAAGAATCCAACAAGGTTTTTTCATTAGGGAAATGATAGCCAAGATGAACCACACCATATTAAGAGCAGGTTCCATATTGGGAAGTTTTAGGATTAATTTATCAACTATGAGGTTCCAAATGAGTTTTAGGATTAatgtatgaaatgaaattttatggctacAATACATTTCCAAGTACTGTTTCCTTttaaacatcccaataaattGGAAGGATACATATCTTTGTGTATGGTGCAGACCACAGAGCTATGGGTTATTCTTGTATTAAAATTGTTCGAATTCATCTTATAATTATATTCAatacatatacatttatataaattttgatttattaatcAGTCATTTTAGATCATTTCTATATTCATATTTGTTGAGGGGGATTGGTTTCTCTGGAAGAAATTTTCAACGTGTCGTCCTTGGTGGTGCCGATTTAATCCCTCAACAATGGAAGGTATTATCCTCTTAGAGAGGGTTTTGTCCCCCTCCCCGTCCTCAAGGATGCCGACTCGATCCCTCAACAATGAAAGTTATTGTCCCTCAACAGATGACCTATCCATAGGCTAAGGGTTCGAATCCTACCAAGGGTGGGATGCTTACGTCACCTCTTGGTCAATAGTCGTACATCCACGTACAGTTAAGGTGTCTCCTTCCGTGAATTGGACACGGCTCTTTGTGGAGGAGGGACAAAATCCTCCCCTGAAGACAATACCTTCCATTGCTGAGAGACTGGGTTGGTATCCCCAAGAATGACACTTCGAAAATTTCACCCGAAAGAGCTAATCTCCCTCAATAATATTGTGTTTGTATTTTGTTTtcttgtattatatttttaatttttttttcaaatcatatTTGTGTGTTTTGtccaaaattaataaattatcaaATCTTGATAAGAGGGATGTCTTGAGAGACAAAGATACTAATGTTTAAGCAAACATTAATCTCATGCCTATATCAACCTAttgattttatatttatatacgtCTCCTGTGGTGAGTAAAGATGGTCCCAATTCATTTATCTCTCTTCATTGGATTACATCCCCACTTGGACTTACCCATTAATAAGtaatttcttttctccctaaaaGTTGATAATTATCGTCCAATATCCTAAAGTCTTGTGAACAAAATTATCTGATGATGATAATCAAATATAATATGCCTGATTGTAATCCAAAGTGACCCGCCAATGTTCCATGAGTTGAAGTCCTCGTTAGAAAGACCATTTCAAGTTCAGCATTGTTTCAGCAATTCAAAAGTTAATAATTAATACAACATATAAATGCACCTGCTGTCATCAACTAACCTCATGCAGGTTCACCTGTTTCCATTTACTTCACCTAGTTAGTGCTTTATATTGATCATCTCCCTCATTCTTCTCAACTCACACACCTACCAATCTTTCATTCTTTGCTGTTGAAGTAGTAATATCTATAGCAGACGGAGATGGAGAGGCAAAGAAGCAAGCAGGTTCGTTTGTTGATGTGGGCTTTGGTTGCTGCCTTGTTCTCCCAAAACATGGTCATTGCAGTGACCTCCACTGGCCTTGGAGAGCAGAAAAATTACTATCCAGTTCCTGACCCTCATGCTGGAACTCCCCCTTCAGGTTTCACTCTCTTTGAGAAACTATATTCAGCTGTTGGTTCATACCAATTGTCTGATGTTTTCCTTTTCTTGTTGCAATGACATGCATGCTGACTCTATTTGGTCTAAGTGCAGGTTCACATGGCACACCACCATCTTCAGGAGGTGGAACACCTCCCTCTCATGGAACCCCATCACATGGAGGTGGTTACCACCCTTCACCAACACCATCAACGCCTTCGGGTGGAAATTGTGGAACTCCACCACATGACCCTTCAACTCCATCAACACCATCACACACTCCTTCGCATGGTACTCCACCATCATCTGGAGGTGGTAGTCCCCCATCGTATGGAGGAGGCAGTCCCCCATCGTACGGAGGAGGCAGTCCCCCATCATACGGAGGTGGCAGTCCCCCATCATACGGAGGTGGCAGTCCCCCATCATACGGAGGTGGCAGTCCCCCATCATACGGAGGTGGCAGTCCCCCATCATATGGAGGTGGCAGTCCCCCATCATATGGAGGTGGCAGTCCAACTACTCCTATTGATCCAGGAACTCCAAGCATTCCCTCACCTCCATTCTTTCCTGCTCCAACTCCACCAATTGGTGGTACATGCGAGTAAGTCATTGTAACTTCTGAATGGTTCTTTTGTCATCAAGTTAAGATACTAACAACTCATATTTGTTACTTTCAGTTTCTGGAGGAGTCACCCCACACTGATATGGGGTCTGCTTGGTTGGTGGGGCACTGTAGGCAACGCATTTGGCGTGACCAACGTTCCTGGACTTGGAACAAGCATGAGCTTGCCCCAAGCACTTTCAAACACACGTACTGATGGACTTGGGGCGCTTTACCGAGAAGGAACAGCCTCATTTCTCAACTCCATGGTGAATAATAGGTTCCCATTCTCGACTAAGCAAGTTAGGGAGACTTTTGTTGCAGCACTTGGTTCAAACAGCGCTGCAGCAGCTCAGGCTCGTCTCTTCAAGCTTGCCAATGAAGGCCACCTCAAGCAAAGGACCTAAGCAAACACCTTTTGGTTTGTCAGTTTCTTGAAGCATTTTATCCACTAGTGTGTGCTACTTAGATTTTATGTTCCTAGTATTCGACATCTATAATGCTACAGCTTTCATTTGGATAGATACTGTGCCTAGAACTGAATGTTAAGtttatgttttcttattttaaataaaatttaagatatttatttaaatttcctCCTACCACATACTCTACACTGACAGAAACTGCATCAAAAGTTGGTCACTAGCTAGGCCACTGGTGAATGAAACCATAGTTTCAAGCTATCTGAgacaattaaaataaaacatgcaTCTAGCTTTTCTAGATAGACGTCCTAAACCAAGCAAATTACATGATTAATGATTCGTGCCGATGCATCCATGTTTATGGAGCATGCGTGCATGGCGAATTCAACAAAGGGAGCGTGGTAAGAATAAATGGGAAGTGAATGCACATTAATGACCCAAATACAGAGCAGTGGAACTTGCAGATAGCCCAGTGTATTTCATTTATTATATAGCACAGCTGTAGGAATTCCATGAACCATATTTAAGAGAGAACTGGACAGCAGAAACTAGAATATTATAACAACAATTAATGAGTTACTTTCACAATTAAAGTAGTATTAaggtcatcaacataaagaaagACATAAATCTTCTTTTTGACAAAAAGTTCTAATGCCAATCCTGGTTCGCTACCAATTCATTGAAACAACAATGTCACAGTTATGGGATTCTGTCTCAAATGAAGGTAAAAGTTAGGATGGTCAAAAGGAAACCCGAAGGAAAACATAACTTTTGCTTGTTATAATGACCAGGAAGAAATCGTTTACACAATTGATAAACAAGGAAAGTGAACAATTATTTGGGAGGCAACTTAAGCACCAGctgatcatatgagaaattactGCTCCTTAGTATTCTCGACTTTCTTTCCTACGGGTTGCAATCATGATTGTATGGAATAAGTGAAAATTGTTTTCATAGATTCCCATCCAGTTTCTGAATACCTCGTAGTACTTGCATTCAAGTTATCATTGTAGCATTCAGCCAAAAATTTCCTACTCGTCCATTCAAGGAATGCATGTAACTACAGCCATTTTCTAGAACTGCACTTAACTTTTGGTGGCACTGAAATTAGATTGCAGAACCCTGCGAGGCATATCTGATTCACCACTATATAGAGAATAATTTTGTGCCCATAGATGATTTTTCAGGACATCTCAGATGCCAACGTAAATATTTCGGTTTACCCTAGTCTTCCAGAAAATGGAAGAAGGATAAAACAGAAAAAAGCTTAGTAGTTGCATATGCTAACAGCAAATCAACAGTAACAAACAAGCTAGTTAATGATAATACAAACAATTTCCAAAAGATCTAGCTTGAAATCTTTTATCATTTACTTCTTGTCCAAGTTAATAAACAAATATGGCTACCAGCCTACCACATGATCATGACAGACGCGGCAGCTCCATAAAAGTTTCACCAAGGAAGCCagttacataaaaaaaaaaaaaacagaagatATTTAATAAGGTGTAATAGGTGGAAGATACAGCTACAATATAAAGACCATGTGAAACTAAATACTTGATAGGTGTAAGATAACAACCCTTGATGCTCCCTTCTATGTGTAGCTCAACATGAACTTACGATGAACAACCTCACTGCGGATCGTCAGTTTCACATGGTTTAGGCAGGAAGAACTTAACAAATACTTGGGCTCGATATCATGTTAAGAATACAACCTAAAACCATAGATAACACGCCTTGACAATTTTCATGTGTAAATTTATCCATCCATTGGTAAGAGAATTTCAATTAGAACATATCTATGTTCTTTtgaacattttcaaaaatttatttaCATAGTTACAAATAGATCAAGGGTTAC contains these protein-coding regions:
- the LOC108489858 gene encoding protodermal factor 1, producing the protein MERQRSKQVRLLMWALVAALFSQNMVIAVTSTGLGEQKNYYPVPDPHAGTPPSGSHGTPPSSGGGTPPSHGTPSHGGGYHPSPTPSTPSGGNCGTPPHDPSTPSTPSHTPSHGTPPSSGGGSPPSYGGGSPPSYGGGSPPSYGGGSPPSYGGGSPPSYGGGSPPSYGGGSPPSYGGGSPPSYGGGSPTTPIDPGTPSIPSPPFFPAPTPPIGGTCDFWRSHPTLIWGLLGWWGTVGNAFGVTNVPGLGTSMSLPQALSNTRTDGLGALYREGTASFLNSMVNNRFPFSTKQVRETFVAALGSNSAAAAQARLFKLANEGHLKQRT